Proteins encoded by one window of Pseudochaenichthys georgianus chromosome 9, fPseGeo1.2, whole genome shotgun sequence:
- the LOC117452111 gene encoding uncharacterized protein → MAVQFSGWEVFDDGASFPGLELDSSQKPQSRGVYTMYHGTSITSARVIIANGFKQSSKGMLGMGVYVSRNIKKATAYPLRSNHTDRVVLQVHVRVGRVKRIDQDNHPMQQTWHSLGYDTAWVPPNVGLLAVRSGLEEDCVFDPKRVKVVGIAKAPNDSIQKELQELLIQSSGRGGEGAAEVCSLCKRKTQQGAPHIKQQCWECGENICILMSKHFCPAKP, encoded by the coding sequence ATGGCAGTGCAGTTCTCCGGCTGGGAGGTGTTTGACGATGGCGCTTCTTTTCCTGGTTTGGAGCTGGACTCGTCCCAGAAACCCCAAAGCAGGGGCGTCTACACCATGTACCACGGGACCAGCATCACCAGCGCACGAGTCATCATTGCCAATGGTTTTAAACAGTCTTCAAAGGGCATGCTGGGAATGGGCGTGTATGTCAGTCGTAATATAAAAAAGGCGACGGCTTATCCCCTGCGAAGTAATCATACGGACCGAGTTGTCCTTCAGGTACATGTGCGCGTGGGCCGTGTCAAGCGCATTGACCAGGACAACCATCCCATGCAGCAAACATGGCACTCACTTGGCTACGACACTGCGTGGGTGCCCCCCAACGTTGGCCTCCTAGCAGTGCGCAGTGGCCTGGAGGAGGACTGTGTGTTTGACCCCAAAAGAGTGAAAGTGGTAGGCATCGCAAAGGCACCAAACGATTCCATACAGAAAGAACTTCAAGAGCTTCTGATACAATCATCTGGAAGAGGAGGTGAAGGTGCTGCAGAGGTGTGTTCACTGTGTAAGAGGAAGACCCAGCAGGGCGCTCCACACATCAAGCAGCAGTGCTGGGAGTGTGGGGAAAACATCTGCATTCTCATGTCCAAGCATTTCTGTCCGGCCAAACCCTGA